Proteins from a genomic interval of Lolium perenne isolate Kyuss_39 chromosome 1, Kyuss_2.0, whole genome shotgun sequence:
- the LOC127319149 gene encoding L-type lectin-domain containing receptor kinase S.7-like, translating into MPPPYFAAFFISLLLLAAPLPPSAAAKVRRHASTAATASYRRISWASNLTLLGSASILPGAAAIALTTNSSDGIGAGRALFSDPVRFLLLPPQQASFSTRFTFRIAPSPSYGDGLAFILTSSRAFLGASNGFLGLYPSSSASDDPDLADVSTVAVELDTHRDVALRDPDANHVALDAGSIFSIASASPGVDLKAGVPITAWIEYRAPRRRLRAWLSYSSSRRPDKPALSVDVDLSGLLRAYMYAGFSASNGEGAALHVVESWTFRTFGFPNSSHASSASPVPSPPPTDQASFKSTTLPLPTNHRHHHHLLYKLLGGVLGSVALLVLLAAISTVLWLGHRKGRSKIEEPAVMFEDKNFRGMLPMEVVRAATNNFGSENVIGIGGSGAIVFEGVLPSGSRVAVKRFQAMRHCSKAFESELRVTLDCPHHPNLVPLLGWCSSEHDLVLVYEFMPNGNLDSALHTKGGATLPWEARFGAVLGVASALTFLHDECEHRILHRDVKSSNVLLDAEFNARLGDFGLARMVSHGGVPLATQPAGTLGYLAPEYVHSGVASERSDVYSFGVLALEVATGRRPTEKGTAVVDWVWSLWGRRRLVDAADQRLQGRFVAEEMRRVLLVGLCCVHPDCRKRPGMRRVVRMLDGTAPMTLVPDKKPPVVLKSPLNQTSSVNTMDTKNTAFYSCR; encoded by the coding sequence ATGCCGCCGCCGTACTTCGCCGCCTTCttcatctccctcctcctcctcgccgccccCCTCCCTCCCTCCGCGGCCGCCAAGGTCCGCCGCCACgcatccaccgccgccaccgcttcCTACCGCCGCATCTCGTGGGCGAGCAACCTCACGCTCCTGGGCTCCGCCTCCATCCTCCCGGGCGCGGCCGCCATCGCGCTCACCACCAACTCCAGCGACGGCATCGGCGCCGGCCGCGCCCTCTTCTCCGACCCCgtccgcttcctcctcctcccgccgcaGCAGGCCTCCTTCTCCACCCGCTTCACCTTCCGCATCGCGCCCTCCCCGTCCTACGGCGACGGCCTCGCCTTCATCCTCACCTCCTCGCGCGCCTTCCTCGGGGCCTCCAACGGCTTCCTCGGCCTCtacccctcctcctccgcctccgacGACCCCGACCTCGCCGACGTCTCCACCGTCGCCGTCGAGCTCGACACGCACCGCGACGTCGCGCTGCGCGACCCCGACGCCAACCACGTCGCGCTCGACGCGGGCTCCATCTTCTCCATCGCCTCCGCCAGCCCGGGCGTCGACCTCAAGGCCGGCGTGCCCATCACCGCCTGGATCGAGTACCGCGCGCCGCGACGCCGCCTGCGCGCCTGGCTCTCCTACTCCTCCTCCCGCCGCCCCGACAAGCCCGCGCTCTCCGTCGACGTCGACCTCTCCGGCCTCCTCCGCGCCTACATGTACGCGGGCTTCTCCGCCTCCAACGGCGAGGGCGCCGCGCTTCACGTCGTCGAGAGCTGGACCTTCCGCACCTTCGGATTCCCCAACTCCTCACACGCGTCGTCGGCTTCCCCAGTCCCTTCGCCACCGCCCACGGACCAGGCCTCGTTTAAGAGCACAACACTGccgctcccaacaaatcaccgccaccaccaccacctactCTACAAGCTGCTGGGCGGAGTTCTGGGTAGCGTGGCCTTGCTGGTTCTCCTTGCGGCCATCAGCACTGTTCTATGGCTTGGCCATCGGAAGGGCCGCAGCAAAATCGAAGAACCTGCCGTGATGTTCGAGGACAAGAACTTCCGTGGGATGCTGCCCATGGAAGTTGTACGCGCAGCAACCAACAACTTCGGCAGTGAGAATGTGATCGGCATTGGTggctctggcgccattgtgtttgaggGGGTTCTCCCTTCTGGTTCAAGGGTTGCTGTCAAACGGTTCCAAGCTATGCGGCACTGCTCCAAGGCGTTCGAGAGCGAGCTTCGTGTCACGCTTGATTGCCCACATCACCCCAATCTCGTGCCGCTTCTTGGGTGGTGCTCCAGCGAGCATGACCTGGTGCTTGTCTACGAGTTCATGCCCAATGGTAATCTTGACAGCGCACTGCACACCAAGGGTGGAGCAACACTTCCCTGGGAGGCGCGGTTCGGGGCGGTGCTTGGTGTTGCATCAGCACTTACATTTCTGCATGATGAATGTGAGCACCGCATTCTTCACCGTGATGTCAAGTCATCGAATGTGCTGCTCGATGCAGAGTTCAATGCTCGGTTAGGTGACTTTGGTCTTGCTCGCATGGTGAGCCATGGTGGGGTGCCTTTGGCGACACAGCCAGCAGGCACACTGGGATACCTCGCACCAGAATATGTGCATTCAGGTGTGGCATCAGAGAGGTCTGATGTTTACAGCTTCGGGGTGCTTGCTTTGGAGGTGGCCACCGGCCGCAGGCCAACAGAGAAGGGAACCGCAGTTGTTGACTGGGTGTGGAGTCTCTGGGGTCGTCGGAGGCTGGTTGATGCAGCGGACCAGCGGCTTCAGGGGCGGTTTGTTGCGGAGGAGATGCGACGGGTGCTGCTTGTAGGCCTTTGCTGTGTGCATCCGGACTGTCGGAAGCGGCCTGGTATGCGAAGGGTAGTCAGGATGCTCGATGGTACTGCACCCATGACACTGGTGCCAGATAAGAAGCCACCAGTTGTACTCAAGTCGCCACTAAATCAAACGTCCTCAGTGAACACCATGGATACTAAGAATACTGCATTTTACAGTTGTCGCTAG